A single genomic interval of Spirosoma linguale DSM 74 harbors:
- a CDS encoding beta-Ig-H3/fasciclin (PFAM: beta-Ig-H3/fasciclin~SMART: beta-Ig-H3/fasciclin~KEGG: mlo:mlr4813 secreted protein MPB70 (and transforming growth factor-induced protein)) has protein sequence MHLFPDNVMKIKQSFSLLALGTTLLAAPVWAQTTPTGAATSTTYPQGAIATDSMPAKPSREQKRAMKRNKRATNQKAGTTGTTTNTSPQDAAYRESSSSIGTAVNNSNTTNYNSNNVTNAPTGAGSNPNAMGASNPSPTPADQVSNGQNNSAARSSSSSAGAAYSPNTGATDSNAGTAAAVAGEKNSKEPAVKAGSTERNTSIGDFVSSSPNFITLQNALQSANLWETLKGSGPYTIFAPTNNAFKKLSSSAQGALLDGSNREALKQLLSYHVVDGSLNSQELARQAKAGNGKAQLKTLAGGTLTVQESNGRLTVTDEQGHTATVEDTGNRQSNGMIYGISNVLMPKSGVEAFK, from the coding sequence ATGCACTTATTCCCCGACAACGTTATGAAAATCAAGCAGAGTTTTAGCCTTTTAGCGCTGGGAACAACGCTACTTGCCGCACCCGTCTGGGCGCAGACAACACCTACTGGAGCCGCCACATCAACAACTTATCCGCAGGGAGCTATAGCCACCGATTCTATGCCAGCCAAGCCTTCCCGCGAGCAGAAACGAGCCATGAAGCGAAATAAAAGAGCCACCAACCAGAAAGCGGGTACCACGGGTACGACCACCAATACCTCCCCGCAGGATGCGGCTTACCGGGAGAGTTCATCTAGTATAGGCACGGCGGTAAACAACAGTAATACGACCAACTACAACAGCAACAACGTTACCAATGCCCCCACGGGTGCTGGTAGTAACCCCAACGCCATGGGCGCTTCGAACCCATCGCCCACCCCCGCAGATCAGGTGAGTAACGGGCAAAATAACAGCGCGGCCCGCAGTTCGTCGAGCAGTGCGGGAGCCGCTTATTCACCCAATACGGGAGCTACGGATTCCAACGCGGGTACTGCCGCAGCCGTAGCAGGCGAAAAAAACAGTAAAGAGCCTGCGGTAAAAGCCGGTAGCACCGAACGGAACACCAGCATCGGTGACTTCGTGTCGTCGTCACCCAATTTCATTACCCTGCAAAATGCCCTGCAATCGGCCAATTTGTGGGAAACCCTGAAAGGCTCGGGGCCTTATACCATTTTTGCTCCGACGAACAACGCCTTCAAGAAACTCTCTTCATCGGCGCAGGGGGCACTTCTGGATGGCAGCAACCGGGAAGCCTTAAAACAGCTCCTCTCGTATCATGTGGTGGATGGCTCGCTGAATTCGCAGGAACTGGCCCGCCAGGCAAAAGCCGGAAACGGGAAAGCACAGCTTAAAACACTGGCGGGTGGTACACTCACCGTACAGGAATCAAACGGTCGACTGACGGTTACCGATGAGCAGGGGCATACGGCCACGGTAGAAGATACCGGTAATCGGCAGTCGAACGGCATGATTTACGGAATCAGCAACGTGTTAATGCCAAAATCGGGCGTGGAAGCCTTCAAATAA